The Burkholderia cepacia genome includes a region encoding these proteins:
- a CDS encoding ABC transporter substrate-binding protein, with the protein MTAPGRRRALAQLAALGAGWPLAAQAAASGAVRGPSGGMPAGASLAGNPVVSQASATMPVRPQRVVALDFMFAETLAALDIMPVGMADTAFYPGWLGYDNARFAHVTDVGSRQEPGLEAIAAVEPDLIIGVGFRHAPIFEALDRIAPTILFQFSPNVSDGGVPVTQLDWMRQIFRTIGAVTGRDARAQAVDAQLDAGIARNAKRLAAAGRQHERVALLQDLGLPDRYWAYTGNSTSAGLARALGLDPWPQKPTREGTLYVTSADLLRQRELAVLFVTASGMDVPLSAKLDSPVWQYVPARKAKRIALIERNIWGFGGPMSALKLADVMTDTLLGLPRVR; encoded by the coding sequence CTGACGGCGCCCGGCCGGCGGCGGGCGCTTGCGCAGCTCGCCGCGCTTGGCGCGGGCTGGCCGCTGGCCGCGCAGGCCGCAGCGAGTGGCGCCGTGCGCGGACCAAGCGGCGGCATGCCGGCCGGTGCGTCGCTGGCCGGCAATCCCGTCGTGTCGCAGGCGAGCGCGACGATGCCGGTGCGGCCGCAGCGCGTGGTCGCGCTCGACTTCATGTTCGCGGAAACGCTCGCGGCGCTCGACATCATGCCGGTCGGGATGGCCGATACGGCGTTCTATCCGGGCTGGCTCGGCTACGACAATGCCCGCTTCGCGCATGTGACGGACGTCGGTTCGCGCCAGGAGCCGGGCCTCGAGGCGATCGCGGCGGTCGAGCCCGACCTGATCATCGGCGTCGGCTTCCGTCATGCGCCGATTTTCGAGGCGCTCGACCGCATCGCGCCGACGATCCTGTTCCAGTTCAGCCCGAACGTGTCGGACGGCGGCGTGCCGGTGACGCAGCTCGACTGGATGCGCCAGATCTTCCGGACGATCGGTGCGGTCACGGGGCGCGACGCGCGTGCGCAGGCGGTCGATGCGCAACTCGATGCGGGCATCGCGCGCAACGCGAAACGGCTCGCGGCGGCCGGCAGGCAGCATGAACGCGTCGCGCTGCTGCAGGATCTCGGCTTGCCCGACCGTTACTGGGCCTATACGGGCAACAGCACGTCGGCAGGCCTCGCGCGGGCGCTCGGGCTCGATCCATGGCCGCAGAAGCCGACGCGGGAAGGCACGCTGTACGTGACGTCGGCCGATCTGCTCAGGCAGCGCGAGCTGGCCGTGCTGTTCGTGACCGCATCGGGCATGGACGTGCCGCTGTCCGCGAAACTCGATTCGCCGGTCTGGCAGTACGTGCCCGCGCGCAAGGCAAAACGGATCGCGCTGATCGAACGCAATATCTGGGGGTTCGGCGGGCCGATGTCGGCGCTGAAACTGGCCGACGTGATGACCGATACGCTGCTCGGGCTGCCGCGGGTGCGGTGA
- a CDS encoding cyclic peptide export ABC transporter, giving the protein MTAAHEPSLPPSRPPAADAAPPARPAARLILALLRESRASLALALAACVLNGVASVLLVATLNRALSQPGAADASLAWRFALCAVLALVTRIVSGTLFARLSQDTMARLRVHLARRVGAAELRDIERIGAAPVQSVLTDDATNVSMLFFALPNLVMHGSIVFGCLGYLAWLSWPVCLLALAAIVAGSLGYHTGDRRAIASLEAAGQAQDRLFGYLGSLFSGAKELKLHDERARQFVDGQLGAAIGEVRDHRRRAFSAYAVGVGWIIFLFYAFLGVASFWPQLGVHAEPAAAAGYVVVFLFMLVPLDGLLNNLPTVNAARVSLTRIEGVMAEFGALRTVPPAADAPDVPPAGAVTLRGVTHAYFHERDERMFSVGPIDLTIRPGELVFIVGGNGSGKTTLAKVLTGLYEPEAGTIEVDGRPIGWRERAAYRQRYSAVFNDFHLFDALLGIVDPDDPSRAQADARANALVAKLALDHKVKVVDGAFSTRALSTGQRKRLALVVAYLEDRPFYLFDEWAADQDPTFKAVFYEQLLPELRARGKAVIVITHDDRYFDLADRLLKLDNGRIVSDTTPARQRVDAVNEVNA; this is encoded by the coding sequence ATGACAGCTGCCCACGAGCCCTCTTTGCCGCCCTCCCGCCCGCCTGCCGCCGATGCCGCGCCGCCCGCCCGCCCCGCGGCGCGGCTGATCCTCGCGCTGCTGCGCGAAAGCCGCGCGTCGCTCGCGCTGGCGCTCGCCGCGTGCGTGCTGAACGGCGTCGCGAGCGTGCTGCTCGTCGCGACGCTGAACCGCGCGCTGTCGCAGCCGGGCGCGGCCGACGCGTCGCTCGCATGGCGCTTCGCGCTGTGCGCGGTGCTCGCACTCGTCACCAGGATCGTGTCGGGCACGCTGTTCGCGCGCCTGTCGCAGGACACGATGGCGCGGCTGCGCGTGCATCTCGCGCGGCGCGTCGGCGCGGCCGAGCTGCGCGACATCGAGCGGATCGGCGCGGCGCCCGTGCAGTCGGTGCTGACCGACGACGCGACCAACGTGTCGATGCTGTTCTTCGCGCTGCCGAACCTGGTCATGCACGGCTCGATCGTGTTCGGCTGCCTCGGCTATCTCGCGTGGCTCTCGTGGCCGGTGTGCCTGCTGGCGCTGGCCGCGATCGTCGCCGGCTCGCTCGGCTATCACACGGGCGACCGCCGCGCGATCGCGTCGCTCGAAGCGGCCGGCCAGGCGCAGGATCGTCTGTTCGGCTATCTCGGCTCGCTGTTTTCCGGTGCGAAGGAGCTGAAGCTGCACGATGAACGCGCACGCCAGTTCGTCGACGGCCAGCTCGGCGCCGCGATCGGCGAAGTGCGCGACCACCGCCGCCGCGCGTTCAGCGCGTACGCGGTCGGCGTCGGCTGGATCATCTTCCTGTTCTATGCGTTCCTCGGCGTCGCGTCGTTCTGGCCGCAGCTCGGCGTGCATGCCGAGCCGGCCGCGGCCGCCGGCTACGTCGTCGTGTTCCTGTTCATGCTCGTGCCGCTCGACGGGCTGCTGAACAACCTGCCGACCGTCAACGCGGCACGCGTGTCGCTGACGCGGATCGAAGGCGTGATGGCCGAATTCGGCGCGCTGCGCACGGTGCCGCCCGCGGCCGACGCCCCCGACGTGCCGCCGGCCGGCGCCGTCACGCTGCGCGGCGTCACGCATGCATACTTCCACGAACGCGACGAACGGATGTTCAGCGTCGGGCCGATCGACCTGACGATCAGGCCGGGCGAGCTCGTGTTCATCGTCGGCGGCAACGGCAGCGGCAAGACGACGCTCGCGAAGGTGCTGACGGGGCTTTACGAACCGGAGGCAGGCACGATCGAGGTCGACGGCCGCCCGATCGGCTGGCGCGAGCGCGCCGCCTATCGGCAGCGCTACAGCGCGGTGTTCAACGATTTCCACCTGTTCGACGCGCTGCTCGGCATCGTCGATCCCGACGATCCGTCCCGCGCGCAGGCCGATGCGCGCGCGAACGCGCTCGTCGCGAAGCTCGCGCTCGATCACAAGGTGAAGGTGGTCGACGGCGCGTTCTCGACCCGCGCGCTGTCGACCGGGCAGCGCAAGCGGCTCGCCCTCGTCGTCGCGTACCTGGAGGACCGGCCGTTCTACCTGTTCGACGAATGGGCGGCCGACCAGGATCCGACGTTCAAGGCCGTGTTCTACGAGCAGCTGCTGCCCGAGCTGCGCGCGCGCGGCAAGGCCGTGATCGTGATCACGCACGACGACCGCTACTTCGATCTTGCCGACCGCTTGTTGAAGCTCGACAACGGGCGCATCGTCAGCGACACGACGCCCGCGCGGCAGCGGGTCGATGCGGTGAACGAGGTGAATGCGTAA
- the fhuB gene encoding Fe(3+)-hydroxamate ABC transporter permease FhuB: MTTFAMRKRRAASAGGRVMRPNRAGALAIGMLLLIACVAALRAAPDLRAWWGAAPDSDADALAHVFLFDLNLPRVAAALVAGGCLGIAGALFQSLTRNPLASPDLLGVTGGAQLGLLAAMLVPALAGVASVPLLFVCGLAAAACAIAAAGGWRATPLRLVLAGSVCMLLFAALSTLVLAFFEQNIAGAALWTNGSLYQPGATGLALAARWLVVPLVALPFVIRPLNPLTLGDDAAAAAGVRVDATRLAATIVAVAFTSVAVSIAGPLSYVGLVAPNLLRQVRGARAARLGVLVPLSALAGGALVLLTDSAVLASGLDATLSTGVAIALVGTPLMLAMIRRGAAWSGVLHAGPERAASGRATRVVGWLDGLRWPSRTVLFALAGALVLLAGASAGPEWLTPARWQAALSGADPVARMLIDLRMPRLLCALLAGALLAVSGVAMQSVVRNPLAGPEVLGVTQGAGLVTLFALTRWPLAGGGVLAGAALAGGGLSLAITLALNHRHRYAPLAVALTGIVIGTLWTTLSEWLITQESVQPARFVVWLVGGTYGRSWGEVSMLLPWCVLAVPVFAWLAKPLDMLALGDDQAAALGLPVAALRPLALTIATLAACAAVAAVGPVGFIGLMAPHLAAMLGARRHRTRLWLAAACGALILGAADLAARTAVAPREVPAGVLTALIGAPYLLGLLILEGRRARRAGR; encoded by the coding sequence ATGACCACGTTCGCGATGCGCAAGCGCCGCGCCGCATCCGCCGGCGGCAGGGTCATGCGGCCGAACCGCGCCGGCGCGCTGGCGATCGGCATGCTGCTGCTGATCGCGTGCGTCGCCGCGCTGCGCGCCGCGCCTGACCTGCGCGCATGGTGGGGCGCCGCGCCCGACAGCGACGCGGACGCGCTTGCGCACGTGTTCCTGTTCGACCTCAACCTGCCGCGCGTCGCGGCCGCGCTCGTCGCGGGCGGGTGCCTCGGCATCGCGGGCGCGCTGTTCCAGTCGCTCACGCGCAATCCGCTCGCGTCGCCCGACTTGCTCGGCGTGACGGGCGGCGCCCAGCTCGGCCTGCTTGCGGCGATGCTCGTGCCGGCGCTGGCCGGCGTCGCGTCGGTGCCGCTGCTGTTCGTCTGCGGGCTGGCCGCGGCCGCCTGCGCGATCGCCGCAGCCGGCGGCTGGCGCGCGACGCCGTTGCGCCTCGTGCTCGCGGGCAGCGTGTGCATGCTGCTGTTCGCCGCGCTGTCGACACTCGTGCTGGCCTTCTTCGAGCAGAACATCGCGGGCGCCGCGCTGTGGACCAACGGCAGCCTGTACCAGCCGGGCGCGACCGGCCTCGCGCTCGCCGCGCGCTGGCTCGTCGTGCCGCTCGTCGCCTTGCCGTTCGTGATCCGGCCGCTGAATCCGCTCACGCTCGGCGACGATGCAGCGGCCGCGGCCGGCGTGCGCGTCGACGCAACGCGGCTCGCCGCGACGATCGTCGCGGTCGCGTTCACGAGCGTGGCCGTCAGTATCGCGGGCCCGCTGTCGTATGTCGGCCTCGTCGCGCCGAACCTGCTGCGCCAGGTGCGCGGCGCGCGCGCGGCTCGGCTCGGCGTGCTGGTGCCGCTGTCGGCGCTCGCGGGCGGTGCGCTCGTCCTTCTCACCGACAGCGCGGTGCTCGCGTCGGGCCTCGACGCCACGCTGTCGACCGGCGTCGCGATCGCGCTGGTCGGCACGCCGCTGATGCTGGCGATGATCCGGCGCGGTGCCGCGTGGTCGGGCGTGCTGCACGCGGGCCCCGAGCGCGCGGCGTCCGGGCGCGCGACGCGCGTAGTCGGCTGGCTCGACGGGCTGCGCTGGCCATCGCGCACGGTGCTGTTCGCGCTGGCGGGTGCGCTCGTGCTGCTCGCGGGCGCGTCGGCCGGCCCCGAATGGCTGACGCCCGCGCGCTGGCAGGCGGCGCTGTCGGGCGCCGACCCGGTCGCGCGGATGCTGATCGACCTGCGCATGCCGCGCCTGCTGTGCGCGCTCCTCGCGGGCGCGCTGCTGGCGGTGAGCGGCGTCGCGATGCAAAGCGTCGTGCGCAATCCGCTCGCGGGCCCCGAGGTGCTCGGCGTCACGCAGGGGGCGGGGCTCGTCACGCTGTTCGCGCTCACGCGCTGGCCGCTCGCGGGCGGCGGCGTGCTCGCCGGCGCGGCGCTGGCGGGCGGCGGACTGTCGCTCGCGATCACGCTCGCGCTGAATCACCGGCATCGCTATGCGCCGCTCGCGGTGGCGCTCACCGGGATCGTGATCGGCACGCTGTGGACGACATTGTCGGAATGGCTGATCACGCAGGAAAGCGTGCAGCCCGCGCGCTTCGTCGTGTGGCTCGTCGGCGGCACGTATGGCCGCAGCTGGGGCGAGGTGTCGATGCTGCTGCCGTGGTGCGTGCTCGCGGTGCCCGTGTTCGCGTGGCTCGCGAAGCCGCTCGACATGCTCGCGCTCGGCGACGACCAGGCGGCCGCGCTCGGCCTGCCGGTGGCTGCGCTGCGGCCGCTCGCGCTGACGATCGCGACGCTCGCCGCGTGCGCGGCGGTCGCGGCGGTCGGGCCGGTCGGCTTCATCGGGTTGATGGCGCCGCACCTCGCGGCGATGCTCGGCGCGCGCCGGCACCGTACGCGGTTGTGGCTCGCGGCCGCGTGCGGCGCGCTGATCCTCGGTGCGGCGGATCTCGCGGCGCGCACGGCCGTCGCACCGCGCGAAGTGCCGGCGGGCGTGCTGACCGCGCTGATCGGCGCGCCGTACCTGCTCGGGCTCCTGATCCTCGAGGGGCGCCGCGCCCGGCGCGCGGGGCGATGA
- the fhuF gene encoding siderophore-iron reductase FhuF, producing MTPPAPGVHHTRATCFASFAPAEFAPYLDAVWLGMPEDACAASAALVPVTALRDHRDALLDAMVRHYGGDPAQHARALMSQWSKYYFGRAAPAGVVAALTLGRPLDMTPERTFVALDDGMPAALYFTRDALGEPCDDPAPRYAGLVAHLGAVIDLLAAMGRVTPRVLWSNAGNLLDYLLDVCGAQPCAADPGRDAAWLFRSACVDGEPNPLRMPVRDAVPRSALLPTPFRARRVCCLRYEIPGETQLCGSCPLLLTMDDAALAGQDAIR from the coding sequence ATGACGCCGCCGGCCCCCGGCGTGCACCACACGCGCGCGACGTGCTTCGCGTCGTTCGCGCCGGCTGAATTCGCGCCGTATCTCGACGCGGTGTGGCTCGGCATGCCCGAAGACGCATGTGCGGCAAGCGCGGCGCTCGTGCCGGTGACCGCGCTGCGCGACCATCGCGACGCGCTGCTCGACGCGATGGTCCGCCATTACGGCGGCGATCCGGCGCAGCACGCGCGCGCGCTGATGTCGCAATGGAGCAAATACTATTTCGGCCGCGCGGCGCCGGCCGGCGTCGTCGCCGCGCTGACGCTCGGCCGGCCGCTCGACATGACACCCGAGCGTACGTTCGTCGCGCTCGACGACGGGATGCCCGCCGCGCTGTACTTCACGCGCGATGCGCTCGGCGAACCCTGCGACGACCCGGCGCCACGCTACGCGGGCCTCGTCGCGCATCTCGGCGCGGTGATCGACCTGCTCGCGGCGATGGGGCGCGTCACGCCGCGCGTGCTGTGGAGCAACGCGGGCAACCTGCTCGACTATCTGCTCGACGTCTGCGGCGCGCAGCCGTGTGCGGCCGACCCCGGGCGCGACGCCGCGTGGCTGTTCCGGTCGGCGTGCGTCGACGGCGAACCGAATCCGTTGCGCATGCCCGTGCGCGATGCGGTGCCGCGTTCTGCGCTGCTGCCGACGCCGTTCCGCGCGCGCCGCGTGTGCTGCCTGCGCTATGAAATTCCTGGAGAAACGCAACTGTGTGGAAGCTGCCCCCTGCTACTGACGATGGACGACGCGGCGCTGGCCGGGCAGGACGCGATTCGCTGA